The following proteins come from a genomic window of Mammaliicoccus sp. Marseille-Q6498:
- a CDS encoding IucA/IucC family protein — METLFNEFTEDIHNHFQDIAEKDIDRLFQKAQQEVFNRINQLAEFEQIDKDLIFQDERMMREINDSIRNLTLSYIQFEHDQLQYADQYENIFEFVERENLSDTFFEQSVTEGHPFHPMTKTKLGFNINDVIQYSPEFRNSVKIIPVLCESDLVQEVQLNETHQIDKFEQKIINYCHQHELNYDDYSILFIHEWQFEHFMVPHFKNLLDRQQIIPLYDLAIESSPLLSFRTLDSEELDCIVKTAVNVQATSAVRNVSPASIKNGLILSEVVERVYRIRGYNNSFIQQDLAGGYLNALDEHANKCSFMLRARLPQHEGSHNLVCGSLITRSFITNKHILIECIETIMKTQEMTFERAASLFLTEYAHNLLEATYKLILEEGISLEAHMQNSTTVIKNGLPIAIYVRDFGGVRLFDKGIDIDASTGLITEDFADLLSVFSHAVLYNHLFQLIQVLEAYGYDAQEGYDIIQKIITSYHESHTPEINILEQPTFKIKSLLKMRIYAEGYDYQYTEINNPLYMEVTEDELD, encoded by the coding sequence TTGGAGACTTTATTTAATGAATTTACAGAAGATATACATAACCATTTTCAAGATATAGCAGAGAAAGATATCGATCGTCTTTTCCAAAAGGCGCAGCAGGAAGTGTTCAACCGTATTAATCAACTTGCTGAGTTTGAACAAATTGATAAAGATTTAATTTTCCAAGATGAACGAATGATGAGGGAGATTAATGATTCTATTCGTAATTTAACATTGAGTTATATTCAATTTGAACATGATCAACTTCAATATGCTGATCAATATGAAAATATATTTGAATTTGTAGAACGTGAAAATTTATCAGATACATTCTTTGAACAAAGTGTTACTGAAGGTCACCCTTTCCACCCCATGACGAAGACGAAGTTGGGTTTTAATATAAATGATGTTATTCAATATTCTCCTGAATTTAGGAATTCCGTTAAAATTATTCCTGTTTTGTGTGAATCTGATTTAGTGCAAGAAGTCCAATTAAATGAAACGCATCAAATTGATAAGTTTGAACAAAAAATTATCAATTATTGTCATCAACATGAACTTAATTATGATGATTATTCCATACTTTTTATACATGAATGGCAATTCGAACATTTCATGGTGCCACATTTTAAAAATTTATTGGATCGCCAACAAATTATCCCATTGTATGACTTAGCTATTGAAAGTAGTCCTCTATTATCATTTAGAACGTTAGATTCTGAAGAACTAGACTGCATTGTGAAAACAGCAGTTAACGTTCAAGCGACGAGTGCTGTTAGAAATGTTTCTCCGGCGTCTATTAAGAACGGATTAATATTGAGTGAAGTTGTTGAACGTGTGTATCGTATTCGTGGTTACAACAACAGCTTTATTCAACAAGATTTAGCTGGTGGATACTTGAACGCTTTAGATGAGCACGCTAATAAATGTAGTTTTATGCTGAGGGCACGCTTACCTCAGCATGAGGGTAGTCATAATTTAGTATGTGGCAGTTTAATCACAAGAAGCTTTATTACAAATAAACATATATTGATAGAGTGTATTGAGACCATTATGAAGACGCAAGAAATGACTTTTGAAAGAGCCGCTTCTCTATTCTTAACAGAGTATGCGCACAACTTATTGGAAGCGACTTATAAATTAATATTAGAAGAAGGTATTAGTCTAGAAGCTCATATGCAAAATAGTACAACAGTCATTAAAAACGGACTGCCTATCGCGATTTATGTTAGAGATTTTGGTGGTGTAAGGTTATTTGACAAAGGTATAGATATTGATGCGTCAACTGGATTAATTACTGAAGATTTTGCTGATTTATTATCTGTATTTTCACATGCTGTGTTATACAATCACCTATTCCAATTAATTCAAGTATTAGAGGCATACGGATATGATGCTCAAGAAGGCTACGACATTATTCAAAAAATCATCACGTCTTATCACGAATCTCATACGCCAGAAATCAACATTTTAGAACAACCGACTTTTAAAATTAAATCTTTACTAAAAATGAGAATTTACGCTGAAGGTTACGACTATCAATATACAGAAATAAATAACCCTTTATACATGGAGGTCACAGAAGATGAGTTGGACTAA
- a CDS encoding MDR family MFS transporter has product MEQPQGSISKQNWTIIIIFMIANFLCIVSETVMNVALPNIMNDFGVTTSTAQWLTTGYMLVIGVSIPVSAYLMERFTLRQLFISAMTFYTIGSLIAFLSPTFAILLSGRLIQAVGTGIIMPLIMNIILIVTPINKRGTIIGFYTLVILFAPAIGPVISGIAINISSWRLIFIIIMILGVITLITGILKLINITEQKETQIDVFSIILSTLGFGGIVFGFSTAGEGSGWGNPLVWVGLAVGVIALTWFVRRQTKLKAPILKMAPFKSSVFSRSMILMLLIMTLQFSMMLIIPLYFQIARGLSPLESGFIMLPGSVVLALSSFVAGNLFDKIGFKPIVLSGLGVMLFILFFFTRLSEDTTLLSGMILYAVFCLGLGFALPPVQTLSLNQLDKDLYTHGSAIANTTNQVSGAIGPALYTSIMTMASNSFVAQSNITDKKALEVASMTHGVHVSYTVAIVVACIAFIVAFTLKKKHQTANEVT; this is encoded by the coding sequence ATGGAACAACCGCAAGGAAGTATTAGTAAACAGAATTGGACCATCATCATCATATTTATGATAGCCAATTTTTTATGTATTGTAAGTGAAACTGTTATGAACGTAGCTTTACCAAATATTATGAATGATTTTGGTGTTACGACTAGTACTGCACAATGGTTAACTACCGGTTACATGCTTGTTATAGGTGTATCTATCCCTGTTTCAGCATATCTTATGGAAAGATTCACATTGAGACAGTTATTTATTAGTGCTATGACTTTCTATACTATAGGATCATTGATTGCATTTTTATCACCAACATTCGCTATTTTATTATCAGGTAGATTGATACAAGCTGTAGGTACAGGTATTATCATGCCTTTAATTATGAATATCATTTTAATTGTTACACCTATTAATAAAAGAGGAACAATTATTGGCTTCTATACTTTAGTTATCTTATTTGCTCCAGCAATAGGACCAGTTATTTCTGGTATTGCGATTAACATTTCTTCATGGAGACTCATTTTTATTATCATTATGATTTTAGGTGTTATCACATTAATTACAGGTATTTTAAAATTAATTAATATCACTGAACAAAAAGAAACACAAATTGATGTATTTTCTATTATATTATCAACACTCGGTTTCGGAGGTATTGTGTTTGGGTTTAGCACTGCCGGAGAAGGATCTGGTTGGGGTAATCCGCTTGTTTGGGTTGGACTAGCTGTTGGCGTTATCGCGCTGACTTGGTTTGTACGTAGACAAACGAAACTTAAAGCGCCAATTCTCAAAATGGCACCATTTAAATCTTCTGTATTTTCTAGATCTATGATTTTAATGTTACTTATTATGACATTACAATTTTCAATGATGCTTATCATACCTTTATATTTCCAAATAGCTAGAGGACTTTCACCTTTAGAATCAGGATTTATTATGTTACCTGGTAGTGTCGTATTAGCACTATCTTCATTTGTAGCAGGAAACCTTTTTGATAAAATTGGTTTTAAACCAATCGTTCTTTCAGGACTTGGCGTAATGCTGTTTATATTATTCTTCTTTACGCGACTTTCAGAAGACACAACATTGTTATCAGGCATGATACTTTATGCAGTATTCTGTCTAGGACTCGGTTTTGCACTTCCACCAGTTCAAACATTATCTTTAAACCAATTAGATAAAGATTTATATACACACGGTTCTGCAATCGCAAATACGACAAATCAAGTTTCAGGCGCAATTGGCCCAGCGTTATATACAAGTATTATGACAATGGCTTCTAATAGCTTTGTAGCCCAGTCTAATATAACTGATAAAAAAGCACTAGAAGTAGCAAGTATGACGCACGGTGTTCACGTTTCTTACACTGTCGCTATCGTAGTCGCTTGTATAGCATTTATTGTTGCTTTTACCTTGAAGAAAAAACATCAAACTGCCAACGAAGTTACTTAA
- a CDS encoding TetR/AcrR family transcriptional regulator — MNNEKRAFILKETAELFRKQGYYGTSLSQIMKNTQTQKGTIYHYFPNGKEQLALEAIEQTGKMREEFIQDHFSKEDDAALAIYNHINELGNHSIELLDYYHSNHTNISLVSLSSEVWSSNDTLRKACLDVYLKWQELYYDKLIASGFDEETAKSLSITIQSSIEGAFILSITTKDFQPMKVVADSLYKLITNSK, encoded by the coding sequence ATGAATAACGAGAAGAGGGCATTTATTTTAAAAGAAACGGCAGAGTTATTCCGTAAGCAAGGTTATTACGGTACGAGTTTGTCTCAAATTATGAAAAATACTCAAACTCAAAAAGGCACAATTTATCATTATTTTCCTAATGGTAAAGAACAATTGGCTTTAGAGGCAATTGAGCAAACGGGCAAGATGAGAGAGGAATTTATACAAGATCATTTTTCTAAAGAAGATGATGCTGCTTTAGCTATTTATAATCACATTAACGAATTAGGTAATCATTCAATTGAATTGCTAGATTATTATCATTCAAATCATACGAACATTTCTTTAGTGTCATTGTCTAGTGAGGTTTGGTCTTCAAATGATACTTTGAGAAAAGCGTGTTTAGACGTTTATTTGAAATGGCAGGAATTATACTATGACAAATTGATCGCAAGTGGTTTTGATGAAGAAACGGCGAAGTCATTGAGTATAACGATACAATCTTCTATTGAAGGTGCGTTTATACTTTCTATCACGACTAAAGACTTTCAACCAATGAAAGTAGTAGCAGATTCACTTTATAAATTGATTACAAACAGTAAATAA